A stretch of DNA from Leptospira bouyouniensis:
AAAATGTAAATATTGGGTCATAAATTTTGTCTTGATAAATTTACATTTCATGGAATTCTAATGTTCTTTGGATAAAATGGAAGAAAATGAAAGCATCACTCTAGAAGAGGCAAAAGAAAAAATTTCCTATCTGGAAAACCTCCTTAGGGAGAAGGACCAAACTACATACAAAACTTTTTTTGATCAAGACGAAGATGCAGTTGTCGTTTTTGATTTAGAGAGTCAACTTTTCATTGACTGCAATGCTAAGTTAACCAGCATTCTTGGATTCTCAAAAGAAAAATTTTTAACACTTTCTGTCTATGATATTAGCCCAAAATTTCAACCGAACGGACAACCATCAGATGTATTGGCAGGTAAATACATTGAAGATGGTTTTAAGTACGGAAATGTAAAATTCGACTGGGTACATTTAAATGTTAAAGGAGAAGAAGTTTTTTGTGAAGTAAAACTTTTCAATTATATCAGAGAAGACGGAAAACGATTTGCAAGAGGTGTCATTCAAAAAAAAGACCAACTGCTCGAATTACAAAAGAAACTTGAAGAAAAAGAAAAACTTCTATCGAAAGTAACAAAAACGTTGCCTGCCATCATTTATATCCAAGATCTTTCAACTAATGAATTTTTATATTTGAATAATAGTATCGAAAGTTTTTTAGGTTTTGAGGTAGAACCAATTGTTACTTATGAATATTTAATCAAACACATACTTCATCCAGAAGATCTACATTTGATCGATGACCATGCAAAAAAAATGTTTTCTGAAAAAAACACAGATATATATGTGTTAGACTTTCGTGTCTTTCATAAAAACGGGAATATACTTTGGTTTCGCGTATGGGAAACGAACTTCTCATTCAACAAAGACGGAATTCCTACGGAAGTCCTAGGTATAGCTCAAGATATAACCACTACTAAAAAAATTGAAATCGATTTAAAAAAACAAAATGATCTTAGCGAAGAAATTAGAAAAATTTCCAAATCAGGAGTTTGGGAGTGGAACACCAATACGAACCAATTGTTTTGGACTCCTGCTTTATTTTATTTACTAAATGTAAATCCAGATCTATTCACACCCACAATCCAAACCTTTACTCGTTTTTTTACTCAAGATAGCCAAATTTTTTTAATTGAAGCCCTTTCTAAAGCAGCAAAGGAATTTATTCCCTTTGATTTAGAATTAGAAATCACAGGGAGCCCAAATTTCTGGGTACGTATCCAAGGAAAATCAATCCAATCCAATTCGAATGAAAATATCATCATTGGGAGTATCGAAGATATTGATGAAACTAGAAAAAAAAGGATCGCACTATTAGAAAACGAAGCACGTTTCCATCAAGTAGCAAATCAAACAGGGTTCATCATTTATGATTATGACATCAAACTTGATAAAATCACATGGGACGGAGCTATCAAATCAGTATTAGGTTACGAAATCGAAGAATTCAATCATTTAGATATTGAAGGTTGGCTCAATCTGATCCATCCCGACGATCGGATGTTCACAAAAGAACTATTAGCTGATGCGATTGGTACAAGAAGTCCTTATCATGCTTTCTATCGAATTCGCAGCAAAGATAATGTATACATTCCGATTGAAGACCGAGGAACGTTTATCACGACCGATATTTCCACTGCCCCAAGACAAGTGGGGGTTTTAGAAAACGTATCTGCAAAATTTGAATTTGAATCAAAACTTCAAAGCAAAGAAGAAAGATTTCGTAATTTTTATAATTTTGCAAGCGAAGCAATTATCATCACCGAAGGTGATTTGATTTTAGATGCAAATCTTGCATTTAGAAAACTCTTTGGTTATGAACATGTACACAAGGTTTTGGTAAGTGAAATTATCGCAGATCCACTTTGGAACGGGTTAGATACGAAGGATAAAAGTTTTTCTTTAGAGGGAATTAAAAAAGATGGTACACTCATCCCAATCCAAGTAAACAAAAAGGAATTCGAAGAAGGAAAATTTATTTTATCTTTCATCGATTTAACTTTGATCAATGAAGCTGAGTCAATCAGAGAGGCATTAAAAGAAATCAAGGATAAAAACAATCTTATCGTTTCACAAAAACTAGAACTTGAAAAAACTATCGACGAACTCAAGTTAACCCAATCACAATTGATTCAAAATGAAAAAATGGCATCTTTAGGCCAACTGATTGCAGGCATTGCGCATGAAATCAACAACCCAATGGGAGCAATCCAAGCATCAAGTCAACTCATTCTTGAAAATTTTAAAAATCAAATCCTTCACCAGGATAAAATCATTCAACTTCTCTCAACTATCAATAAGAAGAAACGTGAATTATATTTTCATTGGATGGTTAATTCCTCTACCAAAAGAAACCAACTACATGGATCGGAGGCCCGAAAGCAAAAAAAATCCATTCGCGAAAAACTAGAAATCTTTGGCTGCAAAGAATCTGAATATATTTCGGAAGAAGTTGTAGATATGGGTGTACAAGATTGTTTACCTATGATTGAACACATGTGCAATGAAAATGATTTTGTAGATTTATTTAACTATGGAATGGAGTACATACGCACAACTCAAAACTTAAATTCCATATTAGAATCCATACAACGTGTATCTAAGATATTATATGCACTTAAAAACTTTTCTCATTTTGATAAAATTGGAGCAAAAATGCAAACAGACCTAATCTCCAATATTGAAACAGTTTTAATACTCTATAACAGTCAAATTAAAACCGGTATCAAAATCATTAGAAACTTTCCAGAAATACCGGTTATCATCCCTTGTTTTCCAGACGATTTGATTCAAGTTTGGACCAATTTAATTTTCAATGCTATCCAAGCCATGAATTATAAAGGCATCTTAACCATATCTGTCAAACATCCGCCGGAAGATACACAAAGGAAAAAATGGGTTCAAATTCTTATTGAAGACAACGGATGTGGGATCAAAGAAGAAATCAAAGATAAAATTTTTGAACCTTTTTTTACGACAAAAGAATTAGGTGAAGGAAGTGGCTTGGGTTTGGATATCGTAAAACGTGTTGTCCATAAACATGAGGGAAAGATCGAAGTAGAATCACAACCAGGAAGAACTGTCTTTACCATTTCTTTGCCAATCTAACTTTATACGATTCTCATGATAATGTGTGGTCGCTAACTAAGTAAATCCAATCATTTGATTTTCATCAAAATAAACACTCTCTGATTGATACGAAAATTAGGCCCATACCCTATCAAAGATGATTTTCATTATTGCAATTTTTTTTAATGAAATTTAAATAAGCACATATGAAAAACCTAGCTTGGTCAAAATACAAATTATTGTTAGTATTGGTGTTCTTAGTTTTATTCCAATTTATAATCAATATTAATACTTTTTATGTATCGGATCCCTTAATCAAGATGATTCAAGTAATATCATTATGGGATAACAATTGGACAACAGAAGGTATCATATACCCTGCATTTTCTTTCGATCCAGATTTCCTACTTAGTCCTTTTAATGACGGTTTTATTTTTAAAAATAACGATCGTCTCATTGGAAATTATCCCATCGCCTTTACTTTTTTGTATTCCTTATTTGGTTTTATCTCTTTTCAATACTTACCATATTTAAACGTTCTTTTTCTTTTTCTTTTTATCCACCTATTGAACAAAAATAAAATCAACACTATTACCATTATCTACATCATATTGGGCACTATTGTTTTTCCACTCCTACTCGACTTTTCTGAGAATGGAATATTTCTTGTGTTAGGGAGTTATGGATATGTAAATTTATGGAAGGCTCACATCCATAATGAGAAAAAACATTGGATACTTGGCAATATCTTTTTAGGAGCTTCGTTGTGGTTTCGGCTAGAAGGAATTCTTTTTTTCGCCACAATTCAATTCACTATCTTGATCATTGAATTTTGTCAGAAAGAATTTAAATTTACTAAACTCCTGAGATTCGAACGATATATTATTTTCCTTTTCATCTTAATTCTATTTCTATTGTGGAATCAATACAGTTATTCCCACCCATTGGGAACTCGTTACTTAGCAACTTACTCCAATTCCGGTAAATCATTCCTAACTCAGTTGCAATTATTTTTATCAATGATCTTCACTTATCCGCGTGAAAACGGATATTCATTTGGTTTTTTCCTCCTAAGTCCAATCCTATTTTTTGCTTTAATCAATTCCATAAAAGTTAGCTTCCAAAATCGAAAGATCGAATTTCATACAATGGTTGTTAGTTTTTTTATTCTATTGGTGGGAATAACATCACCAAATGATGGTATAACGTTAACTGGAAGATACTTTCTTTTATCAATAACACCATTTGCCTTCATTTTACACGA
This window harbors:
- a CDS encoding PAS domain S-box protein; the protein is MEENESITLEEAKEKISYLENLLREKDQTTYKTFFDQDEDAVVVFDLESQLFIDCNAKLTSILGFSKEKFLTLSVYDISPKFQPNGQPSDVLAGKYIEDGFKYGNVKFDWVHLNVKGEEVFCEVKLFNYIREDGKRFARGVIQKKDQLLELQKKLEEKEKLLSKVTKTLPAIIYIQDLSTNEFLYLNNSIESFLGFEVEPIVTYEYLIKHILHPEDLHLIDDHAKKMFSEKNTDIYVLDFRVFHKNGNILWFRVWETNFSFNKDGIPTEVLGIAQDITTTKKIEIDLKKQNDLSEEIRKISKSGVWEWNTNTNQLFWTPALFYLLNVNPDLFTPTIQTFTRFFTQDSQIFLIEALSKAAKEFIPFDLELEITGSPNFWVRIQGKSIQSNSNENIIIGSIEDIDETRKKRIALLENEARFHQVANQTGFIIYDYDIKLDKITWDGAIKSVLGYEIEEFNHLDIEGWLNLIHPDDRMFTKELLADAIGTRSPYHAFYRIRSKDNVYIPIEDRGTFITTDISTAPRQVGVLENVSAKFEFESKLQSKEERFRNFYNFASEAIIITEGDLILDANLAFRKLFGYEHVHKVLVSEIIADPLWNGLDTKDKSFSLEGIKKDGTLIPIQVNKKEFEEGKFILSFIDLTLINEAESIREALKEIKDKNNLIVSQKLELEKTIDELKLTQSQLIQNEKMASLGQLIAGIAHEINNPMGAIQASSQLILENFKNQILHQDKIIQLLSTINKKKRELYFHWMVNSSTKRNQLHGSEARKQKKSIREKLEIFGCKESEYISEEVVDMGVQDCLPMIEHMCNENDFVDLFNYGMEYIRTTQNLNSILESIQRVSKILYALKNFSHFDKIGAKMQTDLISNIETVLILYNSQIKTGIKIIRNFPEIPVIIPCFPDDLIQVWTNLIFNAIQAMNYKGILTISVKHPPEDTQRKKWVQILIEDNGCGIKEEIKDKIFEPFFTTKELGEGSGLGLDIVKRVVHKHEGKIEVESQPGRTVFTISLPI
- a CDS encoding LA_3751/LA_3752 family putative glycosyltransferase; translated protein: MKNLAWSKYKLLLVLVFLVLFQFIININTFYVSDPLIKMIQVISLWDNNWTTEGIIYPAFSFDPDFLLSPFNDGFIFKNNDRLIGNYPIAFTFLYSLFGFISFQYLPYLNVLFLFLFIHLLNKNKINTITIIYIILGTIVFPLLLDFSENGIFLVLGSYGYVNLWKAHIHNEKKHWILGNIFLGASLWFRLEGILFFATIQFTILIIEFCQKEFKFTKLLRFERYIIFLFILILFLLWNQYSYSHPLGTRYLATYSNSGKSFLTQLQLFLSMIFTYPRENGYSFGFFLLSPILFFALINSIKVSFQNRKIEFHTMVVSFFILLVGITSPNDGITLTGRYFLLSITPFAFILHEQFENLKAKKVFSYILITWNLLTSLIVLVIFYFTSVELRKIQAEVKKIESPIVVATNEFISSAFGLSLIEKKVICVRNKDLVPYFYEKLKVTSENEFQIVTVAKVTKYIANEQDIFNELSKSSSQYGYQCQNEIKVGKIMSLQCKKIKTK